CCTTCCTTGATATGCAGTTTTCGGAGCTTCCCGCCCTGCTCGCCGGATTTGCGCTCGACCCCGTCGCAGGCGCGATCGTGATCGTCGTTAAATGCTTATTGAAATTCCCGTTTTCCGGCACGGCGTTCGTAGGCGAGCTCACCGATATGCTGCTCGGCATTCTGTACGTCGTCCCCGCGGCGATCATCTATCACAGAAACAAGACGAAGAAGACGGCTTTGATCGGCTTGATCTCGGGAACGCTGATCGCGACGGCGGCGGCAGTCCTCGTCAATCGCTTTATCTCGATCCCCTTTTACGTCAGCTTCTATTTCAAAGGCAACTTCGATATTATCGTCGGAATGCTCAAACCGCTTTACAAAAC
The nucleotide sequence above comes from Clostridia bacterium. Encoded proteins:
- a CDS encoding ECF transporter S component; the protein is MKSKDLLFRIKRKLTAAYITKVALLSAISFVLYLYGKFALPFMFPSFLDMQFSELPALLAGFALDPVAGAIVIVVKCLLKFPFSGTAFVGELTDMLLGILYVVPAAIIYHRNKTKKTALIGLISGTLIATAAAVLVNRFISIPFYVSFYFKGNFDIIVGMLKPLYKTITRRSFYFYYLLVAVVPFNLLRLGVVSFVTFLVYKVLSKPLHWEWKAKKKAEEEIPENVPAGVTDEK